AAACATGCCATCAACTTGTTCTCTTTAGAAGAACCATCTTTTCCATCTACCACAGTGAGCCCAAGTGAAGAAGAGGGTGACTCCATTGATGAAAATGAGTTCTCAATCTACGTTCTCAAGCTCATCAACCAGATCCTCATGGAAGAAAACATGGAGGAGGAGGAGACCAGTATGTTTAACGACCCATTGGGTCTTCAACTCACAGAGAAATCATTCTACGATGCTCTTGGCGAGAGTTATCCCTATTCAACCAATCAGTCTCTTGAAAACCCAGAAACCAATTTTCCAGTAAGTTCTTCATTGCAACCCTTTGTTCCCATGGACAACAATTTTTAGTTTGATTTGGCCATGGCCCAGAAAATATTTAGGGAAAGTGATTCAATCTCCCAGTTCAAGAGAGGGTTTGAGGAAGCAAGTAAGTTCCTCCCCAAAGGTGATCTGCTCATCTCACCCCAGTTGAAGAATCAtcagaaggaagaagaagaagaagacgaggATAGGCTGAGGTGAGAGATGTTCTagtggtggtcggaggcgaggaAGAAGGGTGGCGCTTGGGCTGTGTACGATTTGTGGTGTCGGATCTGTGCAAAACAACGGGGATGGCTGGGTTTGCGACGGGGTTTTGTGCGTAGGGGATGGGGGTTtctggtggtggtcggaggcgagggaGGAGGTTGGTTCATGGTCAGATCTGGTTTTTTTTTAGTCTTGagatctgtggtaactggttaccttcacgttgtttgtttgtatattttaggaggtaactggttaccttcacattctgatgtgtgtgtatatttctgggttctatatggtaaccggttacctaggttaataaatcatacttactcttcttttttttccttcaaatgtgatgttttttttattcatttctaatatgagtgactCGTCAACCTCTTATGATAACGGGTTACCACTCTTATGGCAGTAAGTTACTGATCGcactgtaactggttacccctcctgatacatgttatttagtctctaagattattttttacataaatgTGAAAAACACAcaaacaagtaactggttacccctttagataaatattttttaagctagctgtatgattttttttacacaactttgaaaaattaattaagtaactggttaccttacccatgttttaaaaaaaaatgtacaacctaaaaaaaagaagaaaaaaaatgtttacaataaataaaaaaaataataaacacaattcatattaaaaaaaaattgcaaaacaaccatggaaaaatttaatataaaaatagttatataaaattaatataaaaaaataatcaaataagctaaaaaaaataatcaaattacaaacatatcaTTCCAAATTCATAAAGCTTGATTAAGAGTGAAAATAtggcataaacaaacttttattacaaaaatatgagaaactaaacccataaaagtgaaattaaaacaaaaaaaagccatagattaacttttcttgaaaaaaaaaagaagccatatttcaaaaaaaaaaattagggttagAACTGGGTCGGGTCGGGTCGGGTCGAATGATAGATAGTCGAGGATCCAGCGAGAGAGCCGTTTTGGTCATCCCCATTCCCCACCCACATTTCCATCTCTTCTTCCTCTCTCACTAATAGAGAGACCTCTTTTTCTTCAACCTTCAATCCAAGTAGCGAAACCAGCGATTGAGAAGCAAGAGTGGGCCTAAGGAGATGGGGACCTTGGGTAAGGCAATCTACACAGTCGGATTCTGGATCCGCGAAACCGGCCAAGCCATGGATCGCCTTGGCTCTCGTCTTCAAGGAAACTACTACTTCCAAGAACAGCGTAAGCCTTTCTTCTACTCTCCAATCTCAATATGCCCTCGAATCGTATTTGAGTATGAGATTGCGCCCAGTATTTCCAACTTTGAGATCCACGATTTTGGGGCTGACTCCGATTCTTTTATCTATTTTGTTATGTTTAAGTGTCGAGGCATCGGACGCTCATGAATGTGTTTGATAAAGCTCCTGTGGTCGATAAGGAGGCTTTTGTTGCACCCAGTGCCTCTGTAATCGGCGATGTTCAGGTGGGATGTGGCTCCTCCATTTGGTATGGTTGCGTTTTGAGAGGTAAAGCTTTTGAGCTCTTAGATATTGAAATTACCGACGAACATAACTGGCTTTTGATAGACCTGTTGTCATTTTTAGCTTTTTCTAAGCCAATTTCGTAATGGGTTGTTGCTTAATTCGTGTAATGATATGTAGCAGACTGGGTTTTTCACTGTTAGGGTTTTTCAATGGTATGATTTCCGTTTTAAAAATCACTTCATTTTTCCATATTGTGGACTCTTACTGGAGTCTATGTGAGGAAATGCATTTCATAATTGCGAAACAACGACTAACAAGATTTGAGGACATTAAAAGAACTATTTGTAGCAAGTTCTATTATAGTATAAGTTTTGTAGGTTGTCAATCACGGTTGCTGCTCATGCAATGGAAAAAGGAataaaattgcttatggtgaatgAATTTTTCTCTTAAAAAGAGAATAGGAGTGGAGTATAGAAACATATTGCTATATAATGGCGATTTATCTCCTTTAACTTACACGATGTTCTTTTTGTAATTAGGTGATGTTAACAGCATCAGTATTGGGTCTGGGACCAATATACAAGACAATTCCCTTGTTCATGTAGCAAAATCTAACTTGAGTGGAAAGGTGTTACCAACTATCATCGGGGATAACGTTACAGTAGGTGAGTTGTGCCATGTTCCACCAAATGGTATCAAATAACAGTCCTTTTGTTAATTTCATTTTGTGATTTTGTGTGATGACTTCAAATTTGAACATAACAGGTCACAGCGCTGTTCTACATGGATGTACCGTGGAGGATGAGGCCTTTGTTGGTATGGGTGCAACCTTACTTGATGGAACTATAGTTGAGAAACATGCCATGGTTGCTGCTGGAGCCCTCGTAAGGCAGAATACAAGAATTCCTTACGGAGAGGTCAACACTACACTTTTATTGATTCCCTGAAATTCCGATGACTATATCTAGTTTGTTTACCTGAGTATGAACTGCTTTGTTAGAATGCATTTGCTGGCATACTAAGATTCAATGAGTTTTTATACAAAATTTGGATTTGAAAATCATCTATTGTTGATTTTTTGTTATACAGGTATGGGGAGGTAACCCAGCAAAGTTTCTGAGGAAGCTCACTGAAGAAGAGATAGCCTTCATCTCCCAGTCAGCTGTAAACTATACCAACTTGGCACAGGTTCATGCAGCTGAAAATGCAAAGGGCTTTGATGAGATAGAGTTCGAGAAGGTGCTCCGCAAGAAGTTTGCACGCCGCGATGAAGACTATGATTCAATGCTTGGTGTTGTTCGTGAAACCCCTCCCGAGCTTATCCTTCCTGATAATGTTCTTCCAGATAAAGTAGCCAAGGCTCCTTAAATGCATTTTCGTATGCCCTATTTGATACCTCTTTTCAGTTGGTATCCATGGGTGTTTAGTTATGCTCGGATGTATGGAGAACACCCACCTTTTTCTCGTTTCCAATAATTTTCGGGGCGAATGTAGTGTCAAGGTCAATCGTGGTGTGCATTTCTGGCTTAAGGCTCCAATTGCCCTGTCTGATTGAACGGAAACttcttttttgtttgtttgttgagaagaaaaaaaattcaaaaactgcAGTAGTGGAAAGCATATATTCAGATGATTGAAGTCATCTTGGACTGTCTGATTGATTCTTAGACTAGATAACAGTTGCTTTGCAtctaataaaagttatcaaatcaGGTAACTGGACCATTCTATTGCGTTTTAGGCATCCTTGGATTATTTCCAGAGTTTTATTGTATTGTATTATGATGCACGTTACCTCATGATTTTTTTCTTGTTTAGATTTATCTATAGTCTTTCTTTCAATCAGTTCTTTTGTTGCAGTTTGTGCCCTTTTAAACGTGTATAGGGTGGAGCTCACATTTGGAAACCCAAGTCTTTTTCCCCTCTGCCATTTCCAGATACCAAAATAGTTTAGATAACAAAATAACTCCAATCTTTTCATCGAGTTATAAGAAATGGCTGATTAGCTGCGTTTTCTTGCTGATGCCCTTTACTAAGTATACAAATGGCCTTAACTGACTAACCCCTCCTCCACTTCATTAGAGTAATTTGGACCAAAATGAATTTTTTTCCTCCTTCCCTTTCTCCTTTCTCCTCCCTGCCCACGACCATTAGAAGAATGAAAACCATGGAAGCTTGGTTCTCTCACCATTGAAGCACCTACGAAATCTTAATGATGGTGttgtgaaaatttgatttttttaggCCAAAGAAGATGCTTGATGATGGTTTGCGATAGTTTGCATAACTTTCACTCGAATGTTAGTttgaagtaattttttttaatttgtgtaTTTTGTTTGTGATCTACACATCGAATCTTAAATTGGAGGGGTAGAATGAATAACAAATTTGAAGAACTGTCCGTTTGGGGCCATAATGAAGTTTGAGACTTAAATGGTTGACATTTTGTATTTTACACACTCCAAATTTAAGTTTTTACATATTCTTAACGTGTAGATCTCgaaagaaaaatactaaaaaatcaCATCAAATTGACATCCGAGTTAAAAGTCATGTTTCATCAAAGTTTTTAGCAATTTTCATCACAAACTATTGCAAACCTTCACAAAAGCATCATTCTGGCCTAAAAAATTAAGTTTTTCATGGCACTATCTCAAAAACATCGTTAAATATCTTTCTTTGCCTAAAAAATTAAGTTTGCATGGCACCATTGCAAAAACATTGATTTTAATCAAAAATCTACAATTTTCATTGTTACAGATCTAGGagaaaataaacacaaataaaaCTAAGGGGATTTTTGGTATAAGGGAATCTTTTATGGGAATGGTAATTTTTAAAATTCCTATGTTTGATATGAGTTTTTTCACTTGTTAACTCCTAGAAAGTTAATCCAATAGAAATGATTAATCATGACAAGGTAATCTTAAATCCATACAAAATAGTGGGTTTTAAATAGGGTATTTTACcttattacttgtttggaccctatgttttgacaaattatttttttggaccttgtgttttgtaaaattgttcaaatatgCCCCTacacttgattttgatgaacaaaaaattgaatataacaacacagttcttaggtagaatgattgtatttttgttctgagttgtcagtttgatgaattatttgtgattttagttcaaaaaactttgatcaaaatcgggtttagggatctatttgaactattttataataCACAgggtttaaaaaataatttatcaaaacatatgGTCTAAATAGGTAATGAGACCCTAAAAACACAGGGTCAACCCAGGGTCTAAAAAaagtatatacccttttaaataTTCTCATTAATCATTGTACAATGGTCCACATCAATATATTTCATTCATGACCATAATTATTTTCTTATGATTTTTCTAATATAGTTTATTCTAAATAAGAACATTTCAAAACatgatattttaatgaaaaaaacgTATGATGAATTGCAAATTGAATATACCATTTCACAACATAGTTTATTCTTCTTTTAccggggcttcactttaagctactggtggggctctcagtgtacTTGACCTGTGAATaattttcggcgcaatttttttttatgatcatgtatattgtagctatttagagcatcttgcaaattttcaaaaaattccgaatagtttacagtaccgaaaactaggttcaaacatgttattgcacgtgtgactaatttttttttttgcgcgtggaaagcaacatgtttgaacctagttttcggtactgtaaactattcggaattttctgaaaatttgcagaaagctctaaatagctacaatatacacggtcataaaaaaattgcggcgaaaactattcacgggtcgagaaacactgagaactCCACCGATGGGACTTAAAGTGAAGTCCTTATGGaataattgtcctatatatatattacaataattagtttgaatataacaacacagttcttaggtagaatgattgtatttttgttctgagttgtcagtttgatgaattatttgtgattttagttcaaaaaactttgatcaaaatcgggtttaggaatctatttgaactattttataataCACAgggtttaaaaaataatttatcaaaacatatgGTCTAAATAGGTAATGAGACTCTAAAAACACAGGGTTAACCCAGGGTCTAAAAAaagtatatacccttttaaataTTCTCATTAATCATTGTACAATGGTCCACATCAATATATTTCATTCATGACCATAATTATTTTCTTATGATTTTTCTAATATAGTTTATTCTAAATAAGAACATTTCAAAACatgatttttttaatgaaaaaaacgTATGATGAATTGCAAATTGAATATACCATTTCACAACATAGTTTATTCTTCTTCTAccggggcttcactttaagctactggtggggctctcagtgtatTTGACCTGTGAATaattttcggcgcaatttttttttatgatcgtgtatattgtagctatttagagcatcttgcaaattttcaaaaaattccgaatagtttacagtaccgaaaactaggttcaaacatgttgttgcacgtgtgactaattttttttttgcgcgtggaaagcaacatgtttgaacctagttttcggtactgtaaactattcggaattttctgaaaatttgcagaaagttctaaatagctacaatatacacggtcataaaaaaattgcggcgaaaactattcacgggtcgagaaacactgagaactCCACCGGTGGGACTTAAAGTGAAGTCCTTATGGaataattgtcctatatatatattacaataattAGTTTTGATTTGTGATATTTATGAATTTTTTATAATATCAATTATCAAATATACTTGAGTTTTTTGAATTTatgtataattaatttaaattataaatattaaaatataattatcacAACATAGTTTACTAAaattttcatattaattttttaaaaataatatataagatTCTTGCgttcaaccacacaatgtaattTAATTAACAGAATTTGATCAAATATTCTCATGCACAACCAAATACAGGCTACACGTTTCTAGAAAGTCTTATCATCCTCCTTAATATTCCCATCAATTAGATAATTTTGAACTCCTTATACCAAACGTCCCCTGAAAAAATATTGTACATAAGTGTTTGAAATCCATCAATTAGTGTCTTAAGTCAATCTTTTCTTGGGTTTAGtttttgataaacgagttttagactcgTTTTGTTATGTCTTTTTAggttttattttagttaattaggTTTGTTTGTGTGGTATTACGcttgcttttatgtttgttttcaGGTTTTTAGTATTTAATGATGGGATGGAGTGGATTAAGGAGAACTCCCTTAACAGAGAAGAAATTGGCACATTTAACGTAAATGTGGTAATTGGAATAGTTCGTGGACTACGTATGCTGAGTGCATGGAGTGTTTAGAGCCAAAGTATTGATTATGAGGAAAACAACATTTGAGTTGCGACacctattgtaacgccccaaactccagggaccgttacggtgtgccttgtaaacagtgctaaactcgctaatcgagtcatttggccaaaatcgtgaactaagtatgattagcggtttagggattaaaaactttggttaagatgtaacgtctcactagaacgtttaatatatacattgggatcccgaaaatataatttcagagtttattacagaaaatatttacaacaggccgttctaagcgccaaaacagggttcaaccctagttccactttaaacctcagccgtggtggacgagcagctgcatatgtacacgtcatcacctaagcccttcaactcaaggatggtccagcctcctcttgcctttacctgcaccacgtagcacccgtgagccaaagcccagcaagaaaacacaatagaacatgatataatatcaacaacaatcataataaccattcagg
The genomic region above belongs to Humulus lupulus chromosome 1, drHumLupu1.1, whole genome shotgun sequence and contains:
- the LOC133812655 gene encoding gamma carbonic anhydrase 1, mitochondrial, giving the protein MGTLGKAIYTVGFWIRETGQAMDRLGSRLQGNYYFQEQLSRHRTLMNVFDKAPVVDKEAFVAPSASVIGDVQVGCGSSIWYGCVLRGDVNSISIGSGTNIQDNSLVHVAKSNLSGKVLPTIIGDNVTVGHSAVLHGCTVEDEAFVGMGATLLDGTIVEKHAMVAAGALVRQNTRIPYGEVWGGNPAKFLRKLTEEEIAFISQSAVNYTNLAQVHAAENAKGFDEIEFEKVLRKKFARRDEDYDSMLGVVRETPPELILPDNVLPDKVAKAP